The genomic segment CCATATTGTGTTTGCTTATGTAGATAGACTTCCCTTCACTCGATAGCTTTCATCAATCCACCACACAACATAAGTCCGAAAATGACACACTTCCAAGCTGCATAAATGCATATCTTACCATTGCTGTCTTGGAAACTATAAATAGTTTTACAATAAATTCATCTTTAGTTGTCCTTAAGTTGAGGATTACAGAACGAATTCTGAAACTTAAAATCATGATAGACAAAAATTACTCTTTTCCGAATTCAGGTGTTTGGACTAGATAAGAAGTACTGGTTCATCCCAGCCTATTCTGAAGACGATTTAAGACGATTGCCAGCCCTTCACGGATTTGAATACCCAACACGGCCTGACTTGGAGCCACTCCAGCAACATTAACAAAGGAACAAAACAAGCTTTCAAGTTTCAATCACTCAAAAAAAAACTAGGTTGCAGCTCATGTATATATCTGTATCCTTGTGATTTGTAAGTGATTTCATCAGTTCTTTATTTTAGTCAGTGGTGTCACCGATTAAAGCTCAACATTTTCGTTGATTTTCCTTCTTGCCAATCACGATATGTGATCTTTCCTTTTGAGTTTTGTAATCTTTATTTGCAATGATTGAAACTTTCAGAAAACAGTTCTTTCCCGTACCAGACATTAGACAACCTGGATAGTTGCCTGTAATTTGTGTTTATACGATGAATGTGAAAGAGAACGAAAAAAAAGAGTGCGGAGACATGTTCATGGGCTGGGCATGTGGTTGATATTGGTTGGATTTATGTATAGCATTATTTACATTTATTTAAATTCGGTTTGATTTGAAACTCAAATTTTGTTCAAACTTATTCATATTTTCAGGGaggaagccagaaaatttttttaggggaggctgaaatgaaattttaatttttaatagtctatctctttataattttaaaggattaagtttttttttttaattttatgggattaaagtacaattttatttttattaatttaaaattttaaaattttttaaatggctaaaacaacaatttttcattttagggggttGGGCTCCTGCTAGTCCTCCTGGATTCGTCTCTGGTtccaatcttttattttttaaaattatttttggaaaaatgttgcttttaatttaatttttagttgttatatatatatatataaaatacaatatttaGAACTATTTATAATCTCTCTTCAATACTTAAGTAATAGGATAAACGCTTTAGCACGTTGGAACCCACATTCTCTTACATCGGCAACAATATCAATGCTATTCTAACAAAGACTCTGAcgattttttctttaaatttttaaatatataaattttaatataaaaagaaTTAATGTTTTGTTGTCTTTTTCTTGTTAGTATTTTTCATGTCAGTTTTACGATCTATGTTCGAGATTAGTGGTTGTCCCTTCCAACAAGGTTGTTATTAAGGGTCAAACTTAAGTTTAGCAAATATAATGTGTCTTACTACTGTACTCAACATTTGTTGATAATATCTTGTTGTCTTTTAATTTGTAAAACAAATTATCGAAATAATTTATGGGatgattttattgtttaatgtatgagataattttttttatcttaaatttattgaatagtgaattgtatttgtaaaatttacttttcttattaaaatatttgaaaattttattgaaagtattttatattttaaatttatttaatcttattttttatatttataaatattttatatgcgaatatttttttaaaaatattaataaatctggaacaaattaataaaacatacaaatattttactatattaacaCAAACCCTTcatatatttttctataaaatatctgtgaaaaataaattatttttatttgatgtttaataattttatgtagttgttctataaaaaaatataatcataaagaattaaaaatattttttgatatttaaaaattataatgttatatatttaGTTTTCATAAGAAATACAATacaaaatacgaaaaaaatataaaggaaaataGGGTGAGTAGTTAAAATGTAAAATGGAGAGAAGGAGGGTGATGGCAATTAGAAAAATAGGAAGGAAATGGTCAAAATGTAGATAGTTTCCCTCGCCCTCTTTCACTAGCCTTTCTTTCTCATTCTCTCTATTATTTTTACCGTTTTACGAGTTAAAAGGTAATTAATGCGCTATGCCCAACAATTCAATTCACTAACactctaattaaaatttcaaaatcaaaattcctTGTCTTCCTTACCGAACTAAATGGGCCTCACTGAAGATCAGAAAAACGCTATGAAAGAGGCTTTCACTCTCTTTGACACTGACAGCGATGGCAAGATAGCTCCGACAGAGCTCGGGGTCTTAATGAGGTCCCTGGGTGGTAACCCCACCCAAGCTCAACTTAAAGAAATCGTGGCTCAAGAGAAGTTAACCGCACCCTTCGATTTCTCACGCTTTTTGGGGCTAATGGAGAAGCACTTGAAAACGGAGCCGTTTGAACAACAGTTGCGTGATGCGTTCAAGGTGCTGGATAAGGAGGCGACTGGCTTCATCCTGGTGTCGGATCTTAAACACATATTGACCAGTGTTGGGGAGAAGCTAGAGCCGACGGAGTTTGATGATTGGATCAAGGGAGTCGATGTTGGCTCCGATGGAAAGCTCAAATACGATGATTTCATTGCTAGGATGGTTGCTAAGTGACACAGAAGGTCATTCAATATTTCTTCTGTTCTGTTCTTCCTTCGtcaacaaatatttttttcttcttcttttttaatttcaacattagtgtttaaatgttttgataatttcaacaaaatcattttaaaatagaaaatctaGATCAGAATATTATGATTTGATTcttaaaagagaaaagaaaatcgtATTGTagtgattttagtttttgtaatttgatttgatatttttagtatgaaattcaaaattttagttttgttaaattcattaaattttgctaattttaaattttgacttgatAACATAATATCACATATATAATCTTATATgagtttgttattttcatatattactaACATAAAAAAAAGTCAGATACGGATTTTAACCAAACAGATTTAACTTTCTTGTTTGGCAagattaatttttcaaaagttaaaaagtataatgattaaaattgaagaatttaaaaattacatggactaaaattgaataaattgatttacattatataatttaatatttaaaattttattaaattagattatttgataattttaaaataaaaaagaattacaATTGGAGTTGGGTGTTAAAAATACATTACATATAGGTTAAAGggtaaaaataaacattttaattaaaaaagaagaagtggCAAATGAAATCGTTTTAGTTGCGAATGCTGTTTTAATAACTTTCCATCCCCATATGTGGGAGCCACAAGCTTAATGGTGTCTATAAATCAACCCTTCTTTATAACTTTACTATCAATCTTGAGAAAAACACACACAGAAAATGCAAGGTTCATCTTCATCTTCACGCCACGTACTGGCAATCCTTCTCATTATCCTTCAAATCACGTCCTCCATAGCCAAAACCTTCTCCCACAAACCATACCGCACCAAAAGAAACACCGAATACATCAGATCTTCATGCACCACCACTACCTACCCCCGATTATGTTACCGCTCCCTCTCCATCTACGCCTCCAAAATCAACACCAGCCCCCGACTGATTGCCCACACCGCCCTCCTCGTCACCTTCAGAGCCAGCAAATCTACGTCCAGGCTCATGCGAAAAATCGCCAGAACCCATCGTTTGAAACCTCGGGTCGCTGCCGCCATGGCGGATTGCATCGAAGTGATCGACGACTCTATCGACGAGCTACAAAAATCTATAGGTGAAATTGTTCGTATCAGACGCTCCAACTTTGTGCTTATTATGAGTGATCTTCAAACCTGGGTTAGTGCTGCACTGACAGATGAAGATACTTGCATGGATGGATTCTCAGGCAGGGCTATGAATGGGTATGCGAAGATGATGGTGAGGAAACGAATCGTTAAGATCGCACATTTGACGAGCAATGCTTTGGCTCTCATCAATAACTATGCTTCATCTCAGATCCTTGATTGATTTTCTCGAGAAAATTTTGATGGCAACGAAAGCACTGTGTTTCATGGATCAATCTGGGATTTGTATGGTTTTCGAACAGGGCATAAGTTTTTAAGATACTGCATATTGTGTTCTCAACTCTATGTTTATGGTTCTTGATTTTTGTAATTGTatcaatttgaaaatgaaatttcaGTGTGGGATTACCGTCGAAATTTACTgtaccatcttcttcttcttcttctttttgaaGGTGTACTATACCATCAAAATGTAAATCGAAGGTCCGATTCTTATAATTTTTGCACCGACAcaaatttttatccaaaattataACCGGGATTTTAAATTAATCGTcagattctaattaagttttaagcattaatatatcatatcaatcatgccATGTCATTAGTCTTGTTATTAGTTTGGATACTAAATATAACATCAAGAATGTGTCAAAGTACAAACATATGTATGGTATTTCTCCATTACATGGATATAATGCGTTTAAGAAAAAGGTAATATTGTTTGTTTTTCAACCCATCACATCTAAGTTCAACATATAATTCCActtctctattttattttttaaaattatgctaaaatgtcataaaaaaaacttaattgatataataaaggtaaattaaaactaatatttagaggaaatatttaataaaattaaccctaaaatttatataaaattaattatttgtgaGAATACGGACAatcttcttgctttttcttttcctccaaTCATTAACTTCTAACTTTGTCTATGAATGTATATCGTGACCATCTCCATCGACATTATTTGGGAATGCTTCTTATCTAAttctgttttaattatttatccaCTTCAacaaattatttagaattagaatcaaattgataaaatattaaattattgaggattaaatgtgttattataccaatttttaaaaaaaaaagttttttgcTATAAATTTAATGATGGGTAATCAAAATAGGGACCGATTCAAACATTAGTacttaaattgaatattttcaaagttgtgtgattAAAACAGAAACATATGCATAGTTAAGGGGCCATTTGTATAATTTATcctattttaaatacaaaaaatttaacttttccttttttttttctttcttttcattcctTCCTTTCTCCCTTCATTATTTCCTTCATTTCCTGtcccaaagagaaaaaaaatctacGTGGCAGCTTATCGAGGCCACATTCGAACCGTACACCCATGTTtactcttttatatatatatatatatatttttaagtaagagtttttttattttctgtatttaaaaaaggaaataaattagTGTAAAATAATCCTTTTGTTAAACAATATTTTCTGTATACAAGAATGAGGTATACTGATTGTGTGATTATTATAAATTGATGAaacttttaatagaaaaattaatttgttctttgatctaagattaatttatctaatttattttattaaaaataaaatattatgcaacttttaataataaaaaattttctgtagcacttttataatatatttttattttatacaacCTTTAATTCAAAAAAGAACACAAGGTAGAAGATATTTTGGTGGCACTCATTAATGTGTAATATTGCGAGTCCCATTCCAGGACATTAAAAAGATGGACAGAACTTGTGGTGACATAGATTCTCATGTCTTTAAAGGCCAACTTCAATTTTGAGATGATATCATGATATTTGACAATTCAACACATTTTGCAAATTGTTTTTTTGTTGGTCGAACATGTAACAtcatataaaatagattttaatttgtaattaaagaaaaattactacaattcttgaatcattatgggaAAAAAAGAGAGGTTTTTCTACATTTCTATAAATTTtgtcttgaaatttattaaaagtaCTAATACACACAAAAAGAGATCAAATGGCAAGGAAAGTTTCGATTTTTGCTTTGATATTTCTGATTATTGTTTTGCAATTGTGTTCCTATTTTAACCCATGCTCAGCCTCTAATGGCTATAATCACCGCAAAAGCAAAGAGTTCATAAAAAATGTCTTGCAGGGCAACAAGCTACCCCAAGTTTTGCCTTAAATCTCTAGCACGCCCTGCAAGCAAAATCAAAGGTAACCCTGAGCTATTAGCCAGTGTAGCTCTTAGTACAACCTTTTTTGCAACCCAAACTACGTCAAGGCTGCTAAAAGATACATCGAGAAACAATAGCTTGAAACCCAATGAAGTGGCAGCCATGGTAGATTGTATTGCAGATTTAAGTGATTCAGTGCAGAAGTTGCAAATGTCTACAAAGGTGATGGACGAGGGCACCAAAAACAATGACGTCGTCCGTGTTGATGGTTCGGATGATGTTGTTCGGGTTCAAATAAACGATATTCAGATGTGGGTTAACA from the Gossypium hirsutum isolate 1008001.06 chromosome D09, Gossypium_hirsutum_v2.1, whole genome shotgun sequence genome contains:
- the LOC107890658 gene encoding probable calcium-binding protein CML13, giving the protein MGLTEDQKNAMKEAFTLFDTDSDGKIAPTELGVLMRSLGGNPTQAQLKEIVAQEKLTAPFDFSRFLGLMEKHLKTEPFEQQLRDAFKVLDKEATGFILVSDLKHILTSVGEKLEPTEFDDWIKGVDVGSDGKLKYDDFIARMVAK
- the LOC107890657 gene encoding 21 kDa protein, translating into MQGSSSSSRHVLAILLIILQITSSIAKTFSHKPYRTKRNTEYIRSSCTTTTYPRLCYRSLSIYASKINTSPRLIAHTALLVTFRASKSTSRLMRKIARTHRLKPRVAAAMADCIEVIDDSIDELQKSIGEIVRIRRSNFVLIMSDLQTWVSAALTDEDTCMDGFSGRAMNGYAKMMVRKRIVKIAHLTSNALALINNYASSQILD
- the LOC107892454 gene encoding 21 kDa protein, yielding MSCRATSYPKFCLKSLARPASKIKGNPELLASVALSTTFFATQTTSRLLKDTSRNNSLKPNEVAAMVDCIADLSDSVQKLQMSTKVMDEGTKNNDVVRVDGSDDVVRVQINDIQMWVNMALEEEETCMIALANMNVKGRVKKGIRKRIVKVAHLTSNALDLVKNFALAHNK